In one Culex quinquefasciatus strain JHB chromosome 2, VPISU_Cqui_1.0_pri_paternal, whole genome shotgun sequence genomic region, the following are encoded:
- the LOC6035770 gene encoding E3 ubiquitin-protein ligase Su(dx) produces MEEGIHQLSVTIEHASLRNAGFLKPNPYVEISIDSKSTRKTDFLKNTNAPKWNERFTVIVSANSVLHFRVLDHSSFRKDSLLGQQTVYLANILEHYNGVLENLELSMDLLTDGSSGGSSSKSSHHHHHNHEPRQPVKTGELVTVLNGLKIDMRTVVNGGGDVSGAGMSHVNGNGLEAASMAGCSSSSSSNSRSSILNGGIRARMRLRGAATGSGQLQPGPSNSAQHSPSFNNGSSAAAAGVPADCISISSTAANFNELSLHSGSAMGNGVAMPMGGASTGAVRRSSGMNWDQQQQQQQQMMHPRLGPVYSNSSQDSLINGVPNGGGANQVQPQPMVPMNGGVAAPQVSAGGGATAGALVPMGGSLTDQQMMLQAAAQQNQVDEEPLPAGWEMRVDKYGRRYYVDHNTRSTYWEKPQPLPAGWEMRRDARGRVYYVDHNTRTTTWQRPNSERLMHFQHWQGQRQHIISQGNQRFLYPQHAQQSNTTSVPHEEDDGLGPLPDGWEKRVQPDNRVYFVNHKNRTTQWEDPRTQGQEVNMLAEGPLPPGWEIRYTATGERFFVDHNARKTTFEDPRPGAPKGSKGVYGVPRAYERSFRWKLSQFRYLCQSNALASHIKITLTRQTLFEDSYHQIMRLPAYELRRRLYIIFRGEEGLDYGGVSREWFFLLSHEVLNPMYCLFEYANKNNYSLQINPASYVNPDHLQYFKFIGRFIAMALYHGRFIYSGFTMPFYKRMLNKKLTTKDIETIDPEFYNSLIWVRDNNIDECGLELWFSVDFEVLGQIIHHELKEEGDKEKVSEENKEEYISLMTEWRMTRGIEEQTKTFLEGFNEVVPLEWLKYFDERELELMLCGMQEIDVDDWQRNSIYRHYNRTSKQVVWFWQFVRETDNEKRARLLQFVTGTCRVPVGGFAELMGSNGPQRFCIEKVGKDTWLPRSHTCFNRLDLPPYKSYDQLVEKLNYAIEETEGFGQE; encoded by the exons aTGGAAGAAGGAATCCACCAGCTGAGTGTCACGA TCGAGCATGCGTCTCTGCGGAACGCCGGCTTCCTCAAGCCGAACCCGTACGTGGAGATATCGATCGACAGCAAGAGCACCCGCAAGACGGACTTTCTGAAGAACACGAACGCCCCCAAATGGAACGAACGCTTCACGGTGATCGTGTCGGCCAACTCGGTGCTGCACTTTCGCGTCCTGGACCACTCGAGCTTCCGGAAGGACTCGCTCTTGGGTCAGCAGACGGTGTACTTGGCGAACATCCTGGAGCATTACAATGGGGTGCTGGAGAATCTGGAGCTGAGCATGGACCTGCTGACGGACGGGTCGTCGGGGGGTTCGTCGTCGAAGAGttcgcaccaccaccaccacaaccacGAGCCGCGGCAACCGGTGAAGACGGGGGAGCTGGTGACGGTGCTGAACGGGTTAAAGATTGACATGCGGACGGTGGTGAATGGGGGTGGTGACGTCAGTGGTGCCGGCATGTCACACGTCAACGGTAACGGG CTGGAGGCGGCGTCGATGGCCGGTTgtagcagtagcagcagcagtaacAGCCGCAGCAGTATCCTGAACGGAGGGATCCGGGCGCGGATGCGATTACGTGGTGCTGCTACCGGGTCGGGTCAACTTCAGCCGGGGCCGTCGAACTCGGCGCAGCACTCGCCGTCGTTCAACAACGGATcttcggcggcggcggcaggaGTGCCGGCGGAttgcatcagcatcagcagtaCCGCAGCGAACTTTAACGAGTTGAGTTTACATTCCGGATCGGCGATGGGCAACGGGGTGGCCATGCCGATGGGTGGCGCGTCGACTGGAGCGGTGCGTCGGAGCAGTGGTATGAACTGGgatcagcaacagcagcagcaacagcaaatgATGCATCCGCGGTTGGGACCGGTCTACTCCAACTCGTCGCAGGATTCGTTGATCAACGGGGTGCCGAATGGTGGAGGGGCGAACCAAGTCCAGCCGCAACCGATGGTTCCTATGAACGGAGGAGTAGCGGCACCGCAGGTTTCCGCTGGTGGTGGTGCTACGGCCGGTGCCCTCGTCCCAATGGGAGGTAGTCTGACGGATCAACAGATGATGCTGCAAGCCGCCGCCCAGCAGAACCAGGTCGACGAAGAACCACTCCCGGCCGGGTGGGAAATGCGCGTTGACAAATACGGCCGACGGTACTACGTGGATCACAACACGCGCTCAACGTACTGGGAGAAGCCACAACCCCTACCAGCAGGCTGGGAGATGCGACGAGACGCCCGGGGACGAGTCTACTACGTAGATCACAACACCCGAACAACAACCTGGCAGCGACCCAACAGCGAACGCCTAATGCACTTCCAGCACTGGCAAGGCCAACGGCAGCACATCATCTCCCAGGGCAATCAACGGTTCCTCTACCCGCAGCACGCCCAACAGTCCAACACAACGTCAGTCCCCCACGAAGAAGACGACGGCCTCGGCCCACTCCCAGACGGCTGGGAAAAACGCGTCCAACCCGACAACCGCGTCTACTTTGTCAACCACAAGAACCGAACCACCCAATGGGAAGACCCGCGAACGCAAGGCCAAGAGGTCAACATGCTGGCCGAAGGCCCCCTCCCGCCCGGCTGGGAAATCCGTTACACCGCCACCGGCGAACGCTTCTTCGTCGATCACAACGCCCGCAAAACCACCTTCGAAGACCCCCGCCCAGGCGCCCCCAAAGGCAGCAAAGGCGTCTACGGCGTCCCCCGCGCCTACGAGCGCAGCTTCCGCTGGAAGCTCTCCCAGTTCCGGTACCTCTGTCAAAGCAATGCTCTCGCGTCCCACATCAAAATAACCCTCACCCGGCAAACCCTCTTCGAAGACTCGTACCACCAAATCATGCGCCTCCCCGCCTACGAACTCCGCCGCCGGCTCTACATCATCTTCCGCGGCGAGGAAGGCCTCGACTACGGTGGCGTCTCGCGCGAGTGGTTCTTCCTGCTCTCCCACGAAGTCCTCAACCCCATGTACTGCCTGTTCGAGTACGCCAACAAAAACAACTACAGCCTCCAGATCAACCCCGCCAGCTACGTCAACCCGGACCATCTCCAGTACTTCAAGTTCATCGGACGTTTCATCGCGATGGCCCTCTACCACGGACGGTTCATCTACTCAGGCTTCACGATGCCGTTCTACAAGCGAATGCTGAACAAAAAACTAACCACCAAAGACATCGAGACGATCGATCCGGAGTTTTACAACTCGTTGATTTGGGTGCGCGACAACAACATTGACGAGTGCGGGCTGGAGCTGTGGTTCAGCGTGGACTTTGAGGTGCTGGGGCAGATTATACACCACGAGCTTAAGGAGGAGGGCGATAAGGAGAAGGTCAGCGAGGAGAACAAGGAGGAGTACATTTCGCTGATGACGGAGTGGCGGATGACGAG AGGTATCGAGGAGCAAACCAAAACCTTCCTGGAGGGTTTCAACGAAGTGGTGCCTTTGGAGTGGCTCAAGTACTTTGACGAGCGCGAGCTGGAGCTGATGCT TTGCGGCATGCAGGAGATCGACGTCGACGACTGGCAGCGAAACTCGATCTATCGGCACTATAACCGCACCAGCAAGCAGGTCGTGTGGTTCTGGCAG TTTGTCCGCGAAACCGACAACGAAAAGCGCGCCCGGCTGCTGCAGTTTGTGACGGGGACGTGCCGCGTTCCGGTGGGCGGATTCGCCGAGTTGATGGGCTCCAATGGGCCGCAGCGGTTCTGCATCGAGAAGGTCGGTAAGGACACGTGGTTGCCGCGGTCGCACACGTGCTTCAACCGGTTGGATCTGCCGCCGTACAAGAGCTACGACCAGCTGGTGGAGAAGCTGAACTACGCAATCGAGGAGACTGAAGGGTTCGGGCAGGAGTAA